The Desulfobulbaceae bacterium genome has a segment encoding these proteins:
- a CDS encoding ATPase → MILGDFGTSYCKFWDISSPDNQPAIVPTKELPSTIAVDIATGHNGKRFCGEYINELIALARGGEALIDEKDYVLLDCGSRDIKFITMQNGVLKDMDWNTECGASMGFTIELLEKYYNLDYQKMAAPLRTFSITCGVLGMSHIFDAVIAGTPVADAVASFIKGIAVNAYRFAGSPEKMYLSGGLCDNPIFVNSFPCKIIPLGRFTLLKGLEHYAKKLSPLNNTKGLK, encoded by the coding sequence ATGATCCTCGGTGATTTCGGCACATCATACTGCAAGTTCTGGGACATCTCCTCTCCCGACAATCAACCTGCAATTGTACCCACCAAGGAACTGCCGAGCACTATAGCGGTCGACATTGCCACAGGTCATAACGGCAAGCGTTTTTGCGGGGAGTATATTAATGAGCTTATCGCCCTGGCACGTGGAGGGGAAGCCCTGATTGACGAAAAGGATTATGTCTTGCTCGATTGCGGCAGCCGTGATATCAAATTCATCACGATGCAGAATGGGGTGCTGAAAGATATGGACTGGAACACCGAATGCGGTGCCTCCATGGGTTTTACAATAGAGCTGCTTGAGAAATACTACAATCTCGATTACCAAAAGATGGCCGCCCCTCTGAGAACGTTCTCAATTACCTGCGGGGTTTTGGGCATGAGCCACATTTTTGACGCCGTCATCGCCGGCACACCGGTCGCTGACGCTGTTGCCAGTTTCATCAAGGGTATCGCAGTTAACGCCTATCGTTTTGCCGGATCACCTGAAAAGATGTATCTTTCCGGAGGGCTCTGCGATAATCCCATCTTCGTTAACAGCTTCCCCTGTAAAATCATCCCCTTAGGCCGCTTCACCTTACTCAAAGGCCTTGAGCATTATGCTAAAAAGCTTTCCCCCCTAAACAACACAAAAGGTCTAAAATGA
- a CDS encoding cobalamin-dependent protein (Presence of a B(12) (cobalamin)-binding domain implies dependence on cobalamin itself, in one of its several forms, or in some unusual lineages, dependence on a cobalamin-like analog.) has product MIFLVNPYITSAERYGKDIGDIGGHQMPLGIFYLAAALEKAGEDVCVMDCESLNVTHEEFISKVKELNGVIVGITSTTVGFYRARSLAEMLRKTIPGIHIIIGGPHMSAMPEQTMQTGVFDYGITHEGETPLTKLVSFLLHQKGELANVPNLYYLENGIQKTGRMEYIQDMDSIPLPARHLSKDLSIYKPPVGAYREKPVMNMLTSRGCPYHCIFCDNNTFGRKTRFFSAEYVVNEIKQLIFTYGAKEIAFLDDTFVLDKKRLRKIFELLDADNIHFPWTCMTRVNNLDFETLEFMSNHGCWQIRIGIESGNQKVIDFIKKGITLEQVRNVANWSNSLRIKVSGFFIIGHHIDTPKTIQDTIEFALSIPLTDIIATINTPIPGTESYKLAKQYGDYQEDDWLSLNYWTPIFVPHGLTKEFMLKKQVEMYSRFYRRPAILLKQLQKIKSWQECKLYIHNAYLGAKFLIKGNN; this is encoded by the coding sequence ATGATTTTTCTAGTAAATCCTTATATCACAAGTGCCGAACGCTATGGAAAAGATATTGGTGACATTGGCGGCCACCAGATGCCTCTGGGGATCTTTTATTTAGCGGCTGCATTAGAAAAAGCCGGCGAAGATGTTTGCGTAATGGATTGTGAATCTCTCAACGTCACCCATGAAGAGTTCATTTCTAAAGTAAAAGAATTAAATGGGGTGATAGTTGGCATAACATCCACAACTGTTGGATTCTACCGAGCACGTTCCCTTGCAGAAATGCTGCGCAAAACAATTCCCGGCATCCATATTATTATTGGTGGCCCTCACATGAGTGCCATGCCTGAACAAACTATGCAAACCGGTGTATTCGATTATGGCATAACCCACGAAGGTGAAACACCGCTGACAAAACTTGTATCCTTTTTACTGCATCAAAAAGGCGAACTAGCAAATGTGCCAAATCTCTATTATTTAGAAAACGGCATTCAGAAAACTGGCCGTATGGAATATATTCAGGACATGGATTCAATTCCATTGCCAGCCCGGCATCTCAGTAAAGATCTCTCAATCTACAAACCACCGGTTGGTGCATATCGAGAGAAGCCAGTGATGAACATGCTCACCAGCAGAGGATGCCCATACCACTGCATATTCTGTGACAACAATACCTTTGGCAGGAAAACACGATTTTTTTCTGCTGAATATGTTGTAAATGAGATAAAACAGCTCATCTTTACCTACGGTGCCAAAGAAATCGCATTTCTTGATGACACTTTTGTCCTTGACAAAAAAAGACTACGAAAAATCTTCGAGCTTCTCGATGCAGACAATATCCATTTCCCTTGGACCTGCATGACACGTGTAAACAACCTTGACTTCGAAACTTTGGAATTCATGTCCAACCATGGTTGTTGGCAAATTAGAATTGGTATTGAGAGTGGTAACCAGAAAGTTATCGATTTTATCAAGAAGGGTATCACTCTTGAACAAGTCCGGAATGTGGCAAATTGGAGCAACTCATTAAGAATTAAAGTGTCAGGCTTTTTTATCATCGGACACCACATTGACACCCCCAAAACTATTCAAGACACTATTGAATTCGCCCTTTCCATACCCCTGACCGACATTATCGCCACAATAAACACGCCAATTCCCGGAACCGAATCCTATAAACTTGCAAAACAGTATGGTGACTATCAAGAGGACGACTGGCTTTCCCTTAACTACTGGACCCCCATTTTCGTGCCCCACGGCTTAACCAAGGAGTTTATGCTTAAAAAGCAAGTCGAAATGTACAGCAGGTTTTACCGGCGTCCTGCAATTCTGCTGAAACAGCTTCAAAAAATTAAGTCATGGCAAGAGTGCAAGCTGTACATACATAACGCATATTTAGGAGCCAAATTTCTTATTAAAGGTAACAACTAA